TGGTGTCCGCACCGATCGCTGTCTTCGCGGTGCTGATGGTTGCGTTTTCTTGCCTGACGTTTATCAAGGCCTTCGTGGACCAGGCGCCCGCCTACTCGGTGGGGATGGGCAACGTGCGCACGTTCGGCGGCAACCACTGCGCGCTCGGCGCGGATGTGTTGCTGGAGACCGACACGAACGACTCCTTCCTCACCCCGCTGGGAGTGCCGCTTGCTGAATCGCTCGATTCCGACGACAACCGTGGTTTTTACCCCGACGGCGTGCCGTCGTCGATCGTGCCCGAGAACTCGATCGCGGCGAATACGGACGCGCGCACGGACGCCAACGACAACGCCACGGCGGCTTCCATCGACACGCAGACCGGAAACCAGAACACGCAGAATGACCAAACGGACAGGGAGCAGTCGACCAGCCGCACAAACACGCAGGGCAACCGCGCCGATTCCCTGCGCGGCGTGAACGATTCGACTGTGCGCCTGCCGTTCAACCTGGATTACAACAGGGTCCCCGTGATGGGTTCCTACGCCGATGATGCCACTGGCTCGGCGTACCTCGAATCCGCCTGGTTCGAGCTGCCCGAGGCAACCGAGGACGCCCCGCTTCTGGTCACCTCGGTGGCGGGGCGTATCGCGCACAAGGACATCAACGGGGTCGAGCAGGACGGCACCGACCTGGTTCTCGAGTACGGAAAGAGGCGCGCTGATGGGGGCGTCGAGAAGCTCGGCGATGTGGTCATGCTCGACCAGGGCCCGAAGCTCGCGTGGCGCAACCTGCGCTACCCCATTGAGGACCTGCCGGAGGACGCCGACGTGGTCCGTCTCGTCGGCGAGGACGACTCGCTGGCCGAGCGCGACTGGATGGCGGTCACCCCGCTGCGCGTGCCGACTCTCGCCCCGCTCGGTGACGTGTTCGACGCCGATACCCCGGGCCTGTTGGACTGGTCGGTGGCCCTGCAGTACCCCTGCCAGCGCACGTTCAACCACTACGCGGGCGTGACCGAGATCCCCGAGTTCCGCGTCATGCCGGACGCGCCGGGCAAGCAGCAGCTCTCCGGGTTCATGGACTTCCTCGGCGGCGGTGCCCTGGCCACCGCGGAGGCGGTGAACTACTCCTACGAGATCCCCGGCTACCTGGCCAACGATTGGGCCCGCGACTGGGGTTCCATTGCCAAGTACGAGCTGCGGACGAATTCGCAGGGTGATGCGCCGGAAGAAGCCGATATCGACTACAGCGTGCACTCGCGGTGGGGCTGGTGGAGCCCGGGAGAGATGAAGATCCGTGATCCCGAGGAGGAGAAGGAATAGAGTGGTGGTATGAACGACCTCTTTGAGCTAGTCAACGGCCAGTGGGTGAAAGACCACGAGATCCCTGCGGACCGCGGCATCGACGGCGCCTTCTACGCCCTGCGCGACAAGGCCGAAGAAGACGTGCGTGCGTTGCTGAGCGACGGCGCCGGCCGCGGCGGCGACATCTTCCAGTCCTTCATGGACACCGCCGCGGTCAATGCGGCCGGCATCGAACCGCTGAACCGGGATCTCGAGCGCCTCGAGGTCGCCGACATCGCGGAACTGGCGCGCAATTTCGGCGTGCTTGAGCGCGAGGGCACCGGAGGCCCGATCTCGTTCTGGGTGGAGAAGGACTCCCGCAGCGAAGAGTCAGTGGCTTACCTGGTGCAAAGCGGTCTCGGGCTTCCGGATGAGGCGTACTACCGCGAGCCCCAGCACGCGAAGCTGCTCACGCAGTACCGCAAGCACGTGGCCACCATGCTCGAGTTTCTCGGCCCCGCCCACCTGCTCGGGTTGCCGGCTGTGGTGGCGGCGGAGCGGATCGTCAACATGGAGATCCAGATCGCGGCGAGCCACTGGGATGTGGTGCGCTCGCGCGACGCAATCGCCACCTACAACCCGGTCGATTTCGCGGACTTGCCGCCGCTGATCCAGGAGATTCTGCGCGGCGCGCGTGTCGATGGCGGAACCATCATCAACATGATGCCCTCCTACACCGAGGCGTTGGCCGGAATGCTGCGCCCGGAGACGCTGGCGGATTGGCAGTTGTGGGGCGCGTGGACTATCTTGCGCTCCCGCGCTGGTGTGCTCACGGAAGAGATCGGGGAGACGAACTTCGCTTTCTACGGCACGAAGCTCTCCGGCGCGCCGGAGCAGCGCGACCGCTGGAAGCGCGGAGTCAGCCTTGCAGAGTCGCTCGTGGGTGAGGAGATCGGTCAAAAGTACGTCGCCAAGCATTTCCCGCCCGAGTCGAAGGAGATGATGCTGGAGCTGGTTAACTACCTGATTCAGGCGTACCGCGATCGGATTAGCCAGCTCGAGTGGATGAGCGAGGAGACGCGCACGCGCGCGCTGGAGAAGCTCGCGCAGTTTTCCTCCAAGATCGGCTACCCGGACAAGTGGCGCAGCTTTGAGGAGCTCGAGTTTGACCCCTCGGGCGCTGCCCTCGTGGACAACGTGCGCACGGGCGCGGCTTTCGAGCACGATTTCCACGTGGCCAAGCTGGGCAAGCCCGCCAACCGCGACCAGTGGGTGACCACTCCGCAAACGGTCAACGCGTTCTACAACCCGGTTGTCAACGACATCACCTTCCCTGCGGCGATCCTGCAACCCCCGTTCTTCGACCCGAAGGCCGACGCGGCGGAGAACTTCGGCGCGATTGGTGCGGTGATCGGCCACGAGATCGGCCACGGCTTCGACGACCAGGGCTCGCGCTACGACGGCCTGGGCAACCTCAACTCCTGGTGGACCGACGCCGACCGCGAGCGCTTCGAGGAGCTCACGTCGAAGCTGGTCAAACAGTTCGACGGGCTCGTGCCCTCCGTTCTGCAGGGCCGCGAGGGCGTCTCGGGGGTCAAGGGCGACTTCACCCTCGGCGAGAACATCGGCGACCTCGGCGGTCTCGGCATCGCGGTGGTGGCCTACAAGATGTACCTCGCCGAGCACGGGCTTGACGACGGCCCCGCGCTCGCCTTCGACGACCTCGACGGCGAGTTCACCGGCTTCCAGCGCCTTTTCTTGGCGTGGGCGCGCGTGTGGCGCTCGAAGGTGCGCCCGGAAATGGCGGCCCAGCTGCTCGCCATCGACCCGCACTCGCCCAACGAGTTCCGCTGCAACGTCATTGCCGGCAACATCGCCGAGTTCTACGAGGCCTTCGACGTGCCGCAGGATTCCGCGGTGTGGGTGGCGCCGAATGATCGGGTGCAGATTTGGTGACATCGAAGCTTGAGCAGGGCTCGCTTGACGACGACTACCCCATCAACGACCAGTCCAACCCCGACTTCAACGTCGGCGGCGTCAAGCGCACCCTTCCAGATGAGCTGCAGCTCGAGCAGATCGTCTCCTACATGGACGCGACGTACCCGCGCCCCTCGGATGCGGGAGAGCTGGACCGCTACCTCGCGCTCCTTCCCGACCGGTTGACCCACGCGGCGATGCTGATGCTGGGCTCCGCCGTCGACCATGCGATGCCGGGCGTCGCCTTTGCCGGCGAGGTCGGCCTCGAGAGCACCGAATTCGGGCCGCTGCTGCGCCCGAGCCACTCGTCGGGCGTGTGGGTTGTCGCGCGCACCCCGCTCGGGCCGCGCGCCCGCGAGTTTGCGTGGCAGCCGGAGGTCGCGGGCGCGGCGGAGCTGTCCGGGGCGGTAATCGTCGATGTCGACAGCCGCGAGCTCGTCGAGCCGGCCATCGAGTTCGCGCGGAGCCAGGGTGCGACCGAAGTGGTGGCGTGGCTGCACCTCGACGTGTTCGCCACCAGCGCGGGTCGCACGATTGTCAGCTTCCCGCGAGATTCGTCGGACGCGCCCGAGGGCGCACTGGTGCAGGTGCCCAAAGGAACTGGGCCGGGCCGCGAGTACTTTTCCACCGGCGAGATCTCCACACCTGCCGAGGCACGGCGCAGGATCAGCGACGTCGCCGACTTCCTTACGTCAGGTCCAGCTTCGTAATTTCCACCGGTGCCGGCTCGCCGGGAGTCCAGCTCTCCCGTGTGAGCTGGAACTGCGACTCCGGATCTTCGCGCTCGATTATTCCTGCGCGGACGTCCTCGGTGTTGTCGCTGGCGTCGCCCCAGGTCAAGGCGGCGACCACCCAGACATCACCGTCGGTTTCACCGAAGCCGACGCTGCCGGTTTGCGATACCCTGTCGTCGGACCACCCCGACTTAATCCCCCCCACGTTATCCAGATCGGCCACGCCGAAGAGCTGCTCGAAACCGTCGCGGGCTGTCTCCGGTTTGTCGATCATGCCGTCGAGAAGCGGCTTGGCGCGCGGGTCCCAGAGGATGTCGGTGACGAACTTTGCCACGTCGTAGGCCGAAGTCACCGTCCGGCCCCACGACCCGTAGCGGGCGGTTTCGGTCAGATCGAAATCTTCCGCGATCTCATCGATCGCCTCTGGGTACTTCCGGTCCAGGCGCTGGGCGTAGCCGTCGTGGGAGACAGCAATCATGTCCTGGACCAGCTCCTTGTCCTCCTCCGTGCCGTTGTAGAGCACCCAATACCCCAGGTAGAGCTTCGACAGCGACAGTGCCGGGCGCTCCTCGAGCGCGTTGTCGGAGCCCGACCA
Above is a window of Corynebacterium sanguinis DNA encoding:
- a CDS encoding M13 family metallopeptidase — its product is MNDLFELVNGQWVKDHEIPADRGIDGAFYALRDKAEEDVRALLSDGAGRGGDIFQSFMDTAAVNAAGIEPLNRDLERLEVADIAELARNFGVLEREGTGGPISFWVEKDSRSEESVAYLVQSGLGLPDEAYYREPQHAKLLTQYRKHVATMLEFLGPAHLLGLPAVVAAERIVNMEIQIAASHWDVVRSRDAIATYNPVDFADLPPLIQEILRGARVDGGTIINMMPSYTEALAGMLRPETLADWQLWGAWTILRSRAGVLTEEIGETNFAFYGTKLSGAPEQRDRWKRGVSLAESLVGEEIGQKYVAKHFPPESKEMMLELVNYLIQAYRDRISQLEWMSEETRTRALEKLAQFSSKIGYPDKWRSFEELEFDPSGAALVDNVRTGAAFEHDFHVAKLGKPANRDQWVTTPQTVNAFYNPVVNDITFPAAILQPPFFDPKADAAENFGAIGAVIGHEIGHGFDDQGSRYDGLGNLNSWWTDADRERFEELTSKLVKQFDGLVPSVLQGREGVSGVKGDFTLGENIGDLGGLGIAVVAYKMYLAEHGLDDGPALAFDDLDGEFTGFQRLFLAWARVWRSKVRPEMAAQLLAIDPHSPNEFRCNVIAGNIAEFYEAFDVPQDSAVWVAPNDRVQIW
- a CDS encoding alpha/beta hydrolase, with the protein product MTSKLEQGSLDDDYPINDQSNPDFNVGGVKRTLPDELQLEQIVSYMDATYPRPSDAGELDRYLALLPDRLTHAAMLMLGSAVDHAMPGVAFAGEVGLESTEFGPLLRPSHSSGVWVVARTPLGPRAREFAWQPEVAGAAELSGAVIVDVDSRELVEPAIEFARSQGATEVVAWLHLDVFATSAGRTIVSFPRDSSDAPEGALVQVPKGTGPGREYFSTGEISTPAEARRRISDVADFLTSGPAS